Within Celeribacter marinus, the genomic segment CGCCTTTGATGTTCTCGGACGGGTTCATCGAGTCCGTCACGCCGAACCGCTCGGCAGTTGCGGGGATCAACTGCATCAACCCCTGCGCCCCTGCCCCGCTTTGCGCATCGGCCTTGCCCGCGCTTTCGACCGCCATAACCGCCAGTGCCAAGGCAGGGCTGACCTGTGTGCCAATCGAATGAACGAGCAAATCGGTGCCGTAAGCGTTGGCAATATCTGTGACCTGTTGGAACGTGGGCTTTGACAGGCCTGCCGCTTGCGGAGCATCGAGTGCCTTGAGCGCAAGGGCAAACCGTTCCGGTGCGGCCCCCGTCACATCATGCGGCACCGCGTTCCAAAACCAGTCCTGTAGATCGGCGGGGACTTCAGGATCCGTGCTTACGCGCACCGTATTGGGCGCAGTCCCCGCGCCCTCGCCTTGTTGGCGGGCAATATCAGTGGGGCGGATTTGCACGGTGATACGTTTGGACGCACCGCCCACAGGCACACCGATGCGTTTTGGCGTGACTTTACCCCACGCGGGTTTGGTCGTGACTGTAGTCCCACCCAGCGTTTTGGGCACGATCGGTCCGGCAATATCTTGGGCAAACGCAGGCAAACCAAAGACCGCGCCGCCACACAGGCCCGCAAAAACCGCCGCGCGCAGATGAGTCGAAGAAAATAACAATAATCTATACCTAAC encodes:
- a CDS encoding lytic transglycosylase domain-containing protein is translated as MLFSSTHLRAAVFAGLCGGAVFGLPAFAQDIAGPIVPKTLGGTTVTTKPAWGKVTPKRIGVPVGGASKRITVQIRPTDIARQQGEGAGTAPNTVRVSTDPEVPADLQDWFWNAVPHDVTGAAPERFALALKALDAPQAAGLSKPTFQQVTDIANAYGTDLLVHSIGTQVSPALALAVMAVESAGKADAQSGAGAQGLMQLIPATAERFGVTDSMNPSENIKGGIAYLDWLLTHFNGDLALALSGYNAGENAVSKHQGPPPYAETRAYVPKVLAAWQVARGLCVTPPDLYSDGCVFATNALRSE